One Lysobacter enzymogenes DNA segment encodes these proteins:
- a CDS encoding AraC family transcriptional regulator yields MSARPVRAMPYSGAPLPPALAAWVERSWASARPASAPAWPREHSLPTGSLHLAIRLDGPPLRTYADADDALGRSHPPALLAGARAGYVIKDASRPAASVGAMLRPGAALALFGVSAAELEGGYVGLDELCGAGAADGLYERLAAAADPRSRRRLFEAFLRARLRPVRGLDPQIVRAVRSLQGAAPGGDCAAGADERRVAGWVAASGRSHRRFIAGFRDAAGLSPKRYARVLRFKRLLSALAATPRPDWAQLALDGGYFDQSHLIREFREFAGVSPRAYLAAAAASPHHLPIGGPEPV; encoded by the coding sequence ATGAGCGCCCGCCCCGTCCGCGCGATGCCGTACAGCGGGGCGCCGCTGCCGCCCGCGCTGGCGGCGTGGGTGGAGCGCAGTTGGGCCAGCGCGCGGCCCGCGAGCGCGCCCGCCTGGCCGCGCGAACATTCGCTGCCGACCGGCAGCCTGCATCTGGCGATACGCCTGGACGGCCCGCCGCTGCGCACGTACGCCGACGCCGACGACGCCCTCGGCCGCTCGCATCCGCCCGCGCTGCTCGCCGGCGCGCGCGCCGGCTACGTGATCAAGGACGCCTCGCGCCCGGCCGCCTCGGTCGGCGCGATGCTGCGGCCGGGCGCGGCCCTGGCGCTGTTCGGCGTGTCGGCGGCGGAACTGGAAGGCGGTTACGTCGGCCTGGACGAACTGTGCGGCGCGGGCGCGGCCGACGGGTTGTACGAGCGGCTGGCCGCCGCGGCCGACCCGCGGTCGCGGCGCAGGCTGTTCGAAGCGTTCCTGCGCGCGCGGCTGCGGCCGGTGCGCGGACTCGATCCGCAGATCGTGCGCGCGGTGCGTTCGCTGCAAGGCGCCGCGCCGGGCGGCGACTGCGCCGCCGGCGCCGACGAGCGCCGCGTCGCCGGCTGGGTCGCGGCCAGCGGCCGCAGCCACCGCCGTTTCATCGCCGGCTTCCGGGACGCCGCCGGCCTGAGTCCGAAACGCTATGCGCGGGTGCTGCGGTTCAAGCGCCTGCTGAGCGCGCTGGCGGCGACGCCGCGACCGGATTGGGCGCAGCTGGCGCTGGACGGCGGGTATTTCGACCAATCGCATCTGATCCGCGAGTTCCGCGAGTTCGCCGGCGTGTCGCCGCGCGCCTACCTGGCCGCCGCAGCGGCCTCGCCGCATCACCTGCCGATAGGCGGCCCGGAGCCCGTGTAG
- a CDS encoding 6-phosphofructokinase, translating to MPTAKTARKSAGKPAGNLLYAQSGGVTAVINATAAGVIEAARARKVRVLAARNGILGALREELIDTSKESAAAIRVLGHTPGGAFGSCRLKLKALDADRARYERLLAVLQAHDVRWFLYNGGNDSADTALKVSQLAAEYGYPLTCVGVPKTVDNDLAVTDCCPGFGSAAKYTAVSVREAALDVAAMAETSTKVFVYEAMGRHAGWLAAAAGLAGADADAAPHLILFPERPFEEADFFAKVKATVERVGYCVVVASEGIQTADGRFVADAGGGKDSFGHTQLGGVASHLAGRVKDALGYKVHWALPDYLQRSARHLASKTDVEQARAVGKAAVEYALKGMNSVMPAIVRGSDTPYRWKIEPVPLSKVANHEKKMPANFIRKDGYGITAAARKYLEPLIRGEAPPPYGRDGLPQYVTLKNVAVKAKLPPFEG from the coding sequence ATGCCGACTGCCAAAACCGCCAGAAAATCCGCCGGCAAACCCGCCGGAAACCTGCTTTACGCGCAATCCGGCGGTGTGACCGCCGTCATCAACGCCACCGCCGCGGGGGTCATCGAGGCCGCCCGGGCGCGCAAGGTCCGGGTCCTGGCCGCCCGCAACGGCATCCTCGGCGCGCTGCGCGAGGAGCTGATCGACACGTCCAAGGAGTCGGCCGCGGCGATCCGCGTGCTCGGCCATACCCCGGGCGGCGCGTTCGGCTCGTGCCGGCTCAAGCTCAAGGCCCTGGACGCCGACCGCGCCCGCTACGAGCGCCTGCTGGCGGTGCTGCAGGCCCACGACGTGCGCTGGTTCCTCTACAACGGCGGCAACGATTCGGCCGACACCGCGCTCAAGGTTTCGCAGTTGGCGGCCGAGTACGGCTACCCGCTGACCTGCGTGGGCGTGCCCAAGACCGTCGACAACGACCTCGCCGTCACCGACTGCTGCCCGGGCTTCGGCTCGGCCGCCAAGTACACCGCGGTGTCGGTGCGCGAGGCCGCGCTGGACGTGGCCGCGATGGCCGAGACCTCGACCAAGGTGTTCGTCTACGAGGCGATGGGCCGCCACGCCGGCTGGCTGGCCGCCGCGGCCGGGCTGGCCGGCGCCGACGCCGACGCGGCGCCGCACCTGATCCTGTTCCCCGAGCGGCCGTTCGAGGAAGCCGACTTCTTCGCCAAGGTCAAGGCGACGGTCGAGCGCGTGGGCTATTGCGTGGTGGTCGCCAGCGAAGGCATCCAGACCGCGGACGGGCGCTTCGTCGCCGACGCCGGCGGCGGCAAGGACTCGTTCGGCCACACCCAGCTCGGCGGCGTCGCCTCGCACCTGGCCGGGCGGGTCAAGGACGCGCTCGGCTACAAGGTGCATTGGGCCCTGCCCGATTACCTGCAGCGTTCGGCCCGCCACCTGGCCTCCAAGACCGACGTCGAGCAGGCGCGCGCGGTCGGCAAGGCGGCGGTGGAGTACGCGCTCAAGGGGATGAACTCGGTGATGCCGGCGATCGTGCGCGGCTCCGACACGCCGTACCGCTGGAAGATCGAACCGGTGCCGCTGAGCAAGGTCGCCAATCACGAGAAAAAGATGCCGGCGAACTTCATCCGCAAGGACGGTTACGGCATCACCGCGGCGGCGCGCAAGTACCTGGAGCCGCTGATCCGCGGCGAGGCGCCACCGCCGTACGGGCGCGACGGCCTGCCGCAGTACGTGACGCTCAAGAACGTGGCGGTGAAGGCGAAGCTGCCGCCGTTCGAGGGCTGA
- a CDS encoding adenylate kinase: MRLVLLGAPGSGKGTQAARLKDHLQVPHISTGDLLRGEVAAGTKLGLEAKAVMDAGNLVSDEILLGMLEDRFSRPDTRGGFILDGYPRNLAQADALDALLQKIGQPMDFAVQLEVPTELLVQRIAGRAAEQGRIDDSPEAVRTRLKVYDDVTAPVIEYYRQHGRLTVVDGVGSLDQVFTRIVEALEPAPTVG, from the coding sequence ATGCGATTGGTACTTCTGGGCGCGCCCGGTTCGGGCAAGGGCACGCAAGCCGCACGGCTCAAGGACCACCTGCAGGTGCCGCACATTTCCACCGGCGACCTGCTGCGCGGCGAAGTCGCCGCCGGCACCAAGCTGGGGCTGGAAGCCAAGGCGGTGATGGACGCCGGCAACCTGGTCAGCGACGAAATCCTGCTGGGCATGCTCGAGGACCGCTTCTCGCGTCCGGACACCCGCGGCGGCTTCATCCTCGACGGCTACCCGCGCAATCTCGCCCAGGCCGACGCGCTCGACGCGCTGCTGCAGAAGATCGGCCAGCCGATGGACTTCGCCGTGCAGCTGGAAGTGCCGACCGAACTGCTGGTCCAGCGCATCGCCGGCCGCGCCGCCGAGCAGGGCCGCATCGACGACAGCCCCGAAGCCGTGCGCACCCGCCTGAAGGTCTACGACGACGTCACCGCGCCGGTGATCGAGTACTACCGCCAGCACGGCCGCCTGACCGTGGTCGACGGCGTCGGCTCGCTGGACCAGGTGTTCACCCGCATCGTCGAGGCGCTGGAACCGGCGCCGACGGTGGGCTGA
- a CDS encoding alpha/beta hydrolase family protein, which translates to MRPLPLLSLLLFAALAACSRPPLADAGDDLAAARAAHPTQLRERVRDGSPALAPPLQVLQLVQYRAEGGQLSAYQTPRPDAAGKRPAIVWITGGDSNTLGDVWSEQPRDNDQTAAAFRDAGLVVMYPSLRGGNDNPGVREGFYGEVNDVLAAADYLAKLDYVDPQRIYLGGHSTGGTLALLVAQSDARFRAVFAFGPVADVSGYGERYVPVAQDDDKEIRLRSPGYWLASIRSPVFVFEGDHDANTEDLEAMRKASANPLAHWYVVPRANHFSVLAPTNELIARKIQADTGPRTTITFDAAELQGLVR; encoded by the coding sequence ATGCGCCCGCTGCCGCTGTTGTCGCTGTTGCTGTTCGCCGCCCTCGCCGCCTGTTCGCGGCCGCCGCTCGCCGACGCCGGCGACGACCTCGCCGCCGCACGCGCCGCCCACCCCACCCAACTGCGCGAGCGCGTGCGCGACGGCAGCCCGGCGCTCGCGCCGCCGCTGCAGGTGCTGCAACTCGTTCAGTACCGCGCCGAAGGCGGCCAACTGTCGGCCTACCAGACGCCGCGTCCGGACGCCGCCGGCAAGCGCCCGGCGATCGTCTGGATCACCGGCGGCGACAGCAACACCCTCGGCGACGTGTGGAGCGAGCAGCCGCGCGACAACGACCAGACCGCGGCCGCGTTCCGCGACGCCGGCCTGGTGGTCATGTACCCCTCGCTGCGCGGCGGCAACGACAACCCCGGCGTGCGCGAAGGCTTCTACGGCGAAGTGAACGACGTGCTCGCCGCCGCCGATTACCTGGCCAAGCTCGACTACGTCGACCCGCAGCGCATCTATCTCGGCGGCCACAGCACCGGCGGCACCCTGGCGCTGCTGGTCGCGCAGAGCGATGCGCGCTTCCGCGCGGTGTTCGCGTTCGGCCCGGTCGCCGACGTGTCCGGCTATGGCGAGCGCTACGTGCCGGTGGCGCAGGACGACGACAAGGAAATCCGCTTGCGTTCGCCCGGCTACTGGCTGGCCTCGATCCGCAGCCCGGTGTTCGTCTTCGAAGGCGACCACGACGCCAACACCGAGGACCTGGAGGCGATGCGCAAGGCCAGCGCCAACCCGCTCGCGCACTGGTACGTGGTGCCGCGCGCGAACCACTTCAGCGTGCTGGCGCCGACCAACGAACTGATCGCGCGCAAGATCCAGGCCGACACCGGGCCGCGCACCACGATCACGTTCGACGCGGCCGAACTGCAAGGCCTGGTGCGTTGA
- a CDS encoding DUF6053 domain-containing protein has translation MGGPSGPTPSAQVAASRRKLKRRG, from the coding sequence GTGGGAGGGCCTTCAGGCCCGACGCCTTCCGCTCAGGTCGCAGCGTCGCGCCGGAAACTAAAGCGTCGGGGCTGA
- a CDS encoding VOC family protein, producing MAVHELFSYLCVGDAQAAVAFYCKVFDATEKFRLVEPGGRIGHVELDLGGTTLMLCEEFPEVDIRRPVAGAGHSHTLHLHVDDADDVVARAVAAGARLAMAPRDHFYGERSGTVIDPFGHRWNIGHSIEALEPDEMQRRYDRDPGCGDATGG from the coding sequence ATGGCCGTGCACGAACTGTTCTCCTATCTCTGCGTCGGCGACGCCCAGGCCGCGGTGGCGTTCTATTGCAAGGTGTTCGATGCGACCGAGAAGTTCCGCCTGGTCGAACCCGGCGGCCGCATCGGCCATGTCGAGCTCGACCTGGGCGGCACCACCTTGATGCTGTGCGAGGAATTCCCCGAGGTCGACATCCGCCGCCCGGTCGCCGGCGCCGGCCACAGCCACACCCTGCACCTGCACGTGGACGACGCCGACGACGTGGTCGCCCGCGCGGTCGCCGCCGGCGCGCGGCTGGCGATGGCGCCGCGCGATCATTTCTACGGCGAGCGCTCGGGCACGGTGATCGATCCGTTCGGCCATCGCTGGAACATCGGCCACAGCATCGAGGCGCTGGAACCCGACGAGATGCAGCGCCGCTACGACCGCGACCCCGGCTGCGGCGACGCGACCGGCGGTTGA
- a CDS encoding LON peptidase substrate-binding domain-containing protein yields MPTSDADSLGLFPLHTVLLPGASLGLRVFERRYLDLVRECGRLGRGFGVCLIMQGEEVGEPASAAAYGTEALIEDFGTGEDGLLTLRVRGARRFRAERARVRDNGLQVAQVRWCEPDGEEVVRPQHSLLVTLLERLLEQAGGEHALAPHSRLDDAAWVGWRLAELLPLALQQRQMLLQLDDPHERLERLLTLLP; encoded by the coding sequence ATGCCCACCTCCGACGCCGATTCGCTGGGCCTGTTCCCACTGCACACCGTGCTGCTCCCCGGCGCGAGCCTGGGCCTGCGCGTGTTCGAACGCCGCTACCTCGACTTGGTGCGCGAATGCGGCCGGCTCGGCCGCGGGTTCGGCGTCTGTCTGATCATGCAGGGCGAGGAGGTCGGCGAGCCGGCGTCGGCGGCCGCGTACGGCACCGAGGCGCTGATCGAGGATTTCGGCACCGGCGAGGACGGGCTGCTGACCCTGCGCGTGCGCGGCGCCCGCCGCTTCCGCGCCGAGCGCGCGCGGGTGCGCGACAACGGCTTGCAGGTGGCGCAGGTGCGCTGGTGCGAGCCCGACGGCGAGGAGGTGGTGCGGCCGCAGCACTCGCTGCTGGTGACCTTACTTGAGCGTCTGCTCGAACAGGCCGGCGGCGAGCATGCGCTGGCGCCGCATTCGCGCCTGGACGACGCGGCCTGGGTCGGCTGGCGCCTGGCCGAACTGCTGCCGCTGGCGTTGCAACAGCGGCAGATGCTGCTGCAACTGGACGATCCGCACGAACGCCTGGAACGGCTGCTGACCCTGTTGCCCTGA
- a CDS encoding OmpA family protein, translating into MAATDRAKLYFDLGSAQLPATAAGDLGGVLSALQAKADSKARISGFHDESGSAATNAELAKQRAQAVQHWLQEQGIAAERIELDKPTVTEGGGDAREARRVEVSIE; encoded by the coding sequence ATGGCCGCCACCGATCGCGCCAAGCTGTACTTCGATCTCGGCTCGGCGCAGTTGCCGGCCACCGCCGCGGGCGACCTCGGCGGCGTGCTCTCCGCGCTGCAGGCCAAGGCCGACAGCAAGGCGCGCATCTCCGGCTTCCACGACGAATCCGGCAGCGCCGCGACCAACGCCGAACTGGCCAAGCAGCGCGCGCAGGCGGTCCAGCATTGGTTGCAGGAACAGGGCATCGCGGCCGAGCGCATCGAACTGGACAAGCCCACGGTGACCGAGGGCGGCGGCGACGCCAGGGAAGCGCGGCGGGTCGAGGTCAGCATCGAGTAA
- the mpl gene encoding UDP-N-acetylmuramate:L-alanyl-gamma-D-glutamyl-meso-diaminopimelate ligase, which produces MKLHILGIAGTFMGGVAALARELGHDVEGSDQAVYPPMSTQLERLGIALRQGYTPDNISADCDEIVVGNALSRGNPAVEQVLDDGRRYTSGAQWLSERVLPGRDTLAVAGTHGKTTTTTILTWLLEAAGRAPGFLIGGVAEDFGASARIGAGREFVVEADEYDTAFFDKRSKFVHYRPLVAILNNLEYDHADIFPDVAAIQRQFHHLVRTVPRRGRLIVNGEDARLAEVLAMGCWTPVERFGLDGGDYEWSARLIEADGSAFALLHRGAEIGEVRWPLLGRHNVMNALAALAAAHAVGVDVAAVLPALANFRSVKRRLEVIGEAAGVTVYDDFAHHPTAIETTLAGLRARIGAARIVVAMEPRSNSMRLGAHADALAPSLREADTVVFLHRPELAWDAGKVVAGLRGEGVAVADADALIAALRERARAGDHVVFMSNGGFDGAPRRFFAALQGG; this is translated from the coding sequence ATGAAACTCCATATCCTCGGCATCGCCGGCACCTTCATGGGCGGCGTCGCCGCGCTCGCGCGCGAACTCGGACACGACGTGGAAGGCAGCGACCAGGCGGTGTATCCGCCGATGTCGACCCAGCTCGAACGCCTCGGCATCGCCCTGCGCCAGGGCTACACGCCCGACAACATCTCCGCCGACTGCGACGAGATCGTGGTCGGCAACGCGCTCTCGCGCGGCAATCCGGCGGTCGAGCAGGTGCTCGACGACGGCCGCCGCTACACCTCCGGCGCGCAGTGGCTCAGCGAGCGCGTGCTGCCGGGCCGCGACACCCTGGCGGTCGCCGGCACCCACGGCAAGACCACCACCACCACCATCCTGACCTGGCTGCTGGAAGCCGCCGGGCGCGCGCCGGGCTTTTTGATCGGCGGCGTGGCCGAGGACTTCGGCGCCTCCGCGCGCATCGGCGCCGGCCGCGAGTTCGTGGTCGAGGCCGACGAGTACGACACCGCGTTCTTCGACAAGCGCAGCAAGTTCGTGCATTACCGGCCGCTGGTGGCGATCCTCAACAACCTCGAATACGACCACGCCGACATCTTCCCCGACGTCGCCGCGATCCAGCGCCAGTTCCACCACCTGGTGCGCACCGTGCCGCGGCGCGGCCGGTTGATCGTCAACGGCGAAGACGCGCGCCTGGCCGAGGTATTGGCGATGGGCTGCTGGACGCCGGTGGAGCGTTTCGGCCTCGACGGCGGCGACTACGAATGGAGCGCGCGCCTGATCGAAGCCGACGGCAGCGCGTTCGCGCTGCTGCATCGCGGCGCGGAGATCGGCGAAGTGCGCTGGCCCTTGCTCGGCCGGCACAACGTGATGAACGCGCTGGCGGCGCTGGCCGCGGCGCACGCGGTCGGCGTGGACGTCGCCGCGGTGCTGCCGGCCCTGGCGAACTTCCGCAGCGTCAAGCGCCGCCTGGAAGTGATCGGCGAGGCGGCCGGCGTCACCGTCTACGACGACTTCGCCCATCACCCGACCGCGATCGAGACCACGCTGGCGGGCTTGCGCGCGCGCATCGGCGCGGCGCGGATCGTGGTGGCGATGGAACCGCGCAGCAACTCCATGCGCCTGGGCGCGCACGCCGACGCCCTGGCGCCGTCGTTGCGCGAGGCCGATACGGTGGTGTTCCTGCACCGCCCGGAACTGGCCTGGGACGCCGGCAAGGTCGTCGCCGGCCTGCGCGGCGAAGGCGTCGCGGTGGCCGACGCCGACGCGCTGATCGCGGCCTTGCGCGAACGCGCGCGCGCGGGCGACCACGTCGTGTTCATGTCCAACGGCGGCTTCGACGGCGCCCCGCGGCGGTTCTTCGCGGCGTTGCAGGGCGGTTGA
- a CDS encoding DUF6053 domain-containing protein, which translates to MGGPSGPTPSAQVAAI; encoded by the coding sequence GTGGGAGGGCCTTCAGGCCCGACGCCTTCCGCTCAGGTCGCCGCGATTTGA
- a CDS encoding DUF6053 domain-containing protein → MGGPSGPMPFAQVAAPHRKQKHRG, encoded by the coding sequence GTGGGAGGGCCTTCAGGCCCGATGCCCTTCGCTCAGGTCGCCGCACCGCATCGGAAACAAAAGCATCGGGGCTGA